The window TGCAGGCGCCCTCGCCCCATCAGCAACCTGCAAACGTAACGATACAAGTCAGCACGGTGGCCCATGCGGGAAGTTCTGCGGAAGATGCCGTACTGCAACAAGTGCGACAAGCGATTCAACAACTTTCCTCCTTGCCATGCGATCCGGCCGACGTATGCATCACGGCCACCGGACACGGCGCTCCCGTCCTGCCGGGACTACAAAAACGCGTGCTCAACATGCCCACGCCACCTCTTCAGGAGACCTCTTCATGACACACCTGCTACGCGATACCCTCACCCTGCTGGACCGCGGCGAATCCGTGGTCCTCGCCACCATCGTGGATTCCCACGGCTCCACTCCCCGTTCCTCCGGAGCAAAGATGACGGTACGCCGTCCCGGATGCACCGGGGAAGGCATCCTCGGCACCGTGGGTGGCGGCATCACCGAAGCCATGGCGATTCGCGAGGCAGGCGAACTGTTCGACACGCCCCCCGGAACGGCCCGACTGCGCGAACTCAACCTGAACCGCGACCTGGCCGCGGGAACCGATATGATTTGCGGCGGGGAATTCCGCCTCCTGTTGGAACACGTGACTCCGAACAGTTCCGCAGCAAAGGCCATGTCGATTCAGAACAAGGCGTTGCGCCACGGCCGGGCCAGCATTTTGCTGGTTCGACTCGTACAGGAAGACACGCAAGACAACATACGAACCGCGGACCACGAAGTGGTGCTCCAGGACCAGCCGGAAAAGGCAAACGGCAATGCCATACCGGACGATGTGCGGGGACGGTTGCTCCACCTGACCCGCTCTCGGGGGACGGTAGGACTTCATTGCCTGGACGATCAACGCTTCCTGGCCGAACCTGTCTATCCTCCGGCCCCCGTATTTCTGTATGGTGCCGGGCATGTTTCGCGATGCACCGCCAAATTAACGGCCATGATGGGCTTTCGTACCGTGGTGTTGGACGATCGCGAAGATTTCGCCAACCAGGACCGTTTTCCAGA of the Paucidesulfovibrio gracilis DSM 16080 genome contains:
- a CDS encoding XdhC family aldehyde oxidoreductase maturation factor; amino-acid sequence: MTHLLRDTLTLLDRGESVVLATIVDSHGSTPRSSGAKMTVRRPGCTGEGILGTVGGGITEAMAIREAGELFDTPPGTARLRELNLNRDLAAGTDMICGGEFRLLLEHVTPNSSAAKAMSIQNKALRHGRASILLVRLVQEDTQDNIRTADHEVVLQDQPEKANGNAIPDDVRGRLLHLTRSRGTVGLHCLDDQRFLAEPVYPPAPVFLYGAGHVSRCTAKLTAMMGFRTVVLDDREDFANQDRFPEADQIVVLDDFHNAVDPEVVKENAYVVILTRGHAHDKTVLGQALRTPARYVGMIGSKKKKNDVYAALGKEGFTDQDLERCHCPIGLAINVQTPEEIALSIVGELVHLRGAPGKQG